The Corvus hawaiiensis isolate bCorHaw1 chromosome 10, bCorHaw1.pri.cur, whole genome shotgun sequence genome includes a window with the following:
- the LOC125331146 gene encoding transmembrane 4 L6 family member 1-like: MCFGRCARCVGYKLLILALLCIVANTLLYFPNGETRFASEHHLSKYVECLHGILGGGFLVLIPAAVFIGLHSDDCGCFGHEGCGKSCAMLSSVLAAFVGILGSGYCITISALGLSQGPYCFTHLERNWIYPFTDSSGGYLFEYNKWSECQEPQNIVQWNVTLFSILLVLGGIEFILCFIQIINGILGGLCGLCCSHEETYVC; encoded by the exons ATGTGTTTTGGAAGATGTGCTAGATGTGTTGGTTATAAGTTGCTCATCCTTGCCCTCCTCTGCATTGTGGCCAACACTTTACTTTATTTTCCCAATGGCGAAACAAGATTTGCTTCAGAGCATCACCTCAGCAAATATGTGGAGTGCCTTCATGGCATTCTAGGTGGAGGCTTTCTG GTACTCATTCCAGCTGCGGTGTTCATTGGGCTTCACAGTGATGACTGTGGGTGCTTCGGCCATGAGGGCTGTGGAAAGAGCTGTGCG ATGCTGTCCTCAGTTCTGGCAGCCTTTGTTGGGATTCTTGGCTCTGGATACTGTATAACCATTTCAGCACTGGGCTTGTCTCAAGGACCATATTGTTTTACACACCTAGAGAGAAACTGGATCTATCCTTTCACTGACTCCTCTGGGGG GTACTTGTTTGAGTATAACAAGTGGTCTGAATGTCAGGAACCTCAAAACATCGTGCAGTGGAACGTCACCCTCTTTTCCATCCTCCTTGTTTTGGGAGGAATAGAATTCATTCTGTGCTTCATACAGATAATCAATGGCATTCTTGGAGGACTGTGTGGGTTGTGCTGCAGTCATGAGGAG ACATATGTTTGCTAG